In a genomic window of Helianthus annuus cultivar XRQ/B chromosome 10, HanXRQr2.0-SUNRISE, whole genome shotgun sequence:
- the LOC110884409 gene encoding cyclin-dependent kinase D-3 yields the protein MADLDQLLAKKVADRYLKREVLGEGTYGVVYKAIDTKTGQTVAIKKIRLGKQKEGVNFTALREIKLLKELKDPNIIELIDAFPHKGNLHLVFEFMETDLEAVIRDRNIVLSPTDIKSYLQMTLKGLAFCHKKWVLHRDMKPNNLLIGPRGQLKLADFGLARIFGSPDRRFTHQVFARWYRAPELLFGAKQYGPGVDVWAAACIFAELLLRRPFLQGSSDIDQLGKIFAAFGTPKETQWSDMKYLPDYVEYQFVPGQPLKTLFPMANDDALDLLSKMFSYDPKARISAQQALEHRYFSSGPPPTEPASLPRPPPKRESVDSKPSDFGPTVLSPTRKSKRVVSHPEGYVEKVDDHGVGNERSGPVPMSLDFSVFEARPPARPTINSADRTHLKRKLDLEFLIPEEDED from the exons ATGGCGGATTTGGATCAGTTATTAGCGAAAAAAGTTGCTGATCGATACTTAAAGCGTGAGGTTCTTGGAGAAGGTACTTATGGAGTTGTGTACAAGGCCATTGATACTAAG ACAGGACAAACTGTTGCAATAAAGAAAATTCGTCTCGGGAAGCAGAAGGAGGGGGTGAATTTTACCGCTCTTAGAGAAATAAAGTTACTGAAAGAGCTTAAAGACCCAAATATAATAGAGCTGATTGATGCTTTTCCTCATAAAGGGAATTTGCATCTTGTTTTTGAGTTTATGGAGACTGATCTCGAAGCTGTTATTCGCGATAGAAACATTGTTCTTTCACCCACTGATATAAAGTCGTACCTGCAAATGACATTAAAAGGACTTGCCTTCTGTCACAAGAAATGGGTTTTACATAG GGATATGAAACCGAATAATCTTTTGATAGGACCTCGCGGGCAATTAAAACTTGCGGATTTTGGGCTGGCAAGAATATTTGGTAGTCCTGACCGAAGGTTTACTCACCAG GTTTTTGCTCGATGGTATAGAGCACCCGAGCTATTATTTGGTGCAAAACAGTACGGTCCCGGGGTTGATGTTTGGGCTGCAGCTTGTATATTTGCAGAGCTTCTTTTACGCCGCCCTTTTCTGCAG GGTAGCAGTGACATCGATCAATTGGGGAAAATCTTTGCTGCATTTGGGACTCCAAAAGAAACTCAATGGTCAGATATGAAATATCTCCCTGATTATGTCGAGTACCAGTTTGTCCCCGGGCAACCGCTTAAAACATTGTTTCCAATGGCTAATGATGACGCGTTGGATCTGTTATCCAAGATGTTTTCATACGATCCAAAGGCTAGAATTTCAGCACAACAGGCATTAGAGCATAG GTACTTCTCATCTGGACCGCCACCTACTGAACCAGCATCGCTTCCGAGACCGCCACCAAAAAGGGAGTCTGTAGATTCAAAGCCTTCAGATTTTGGTCCAACTGTGCTATCACCTACAAGAAAGTCGAAAAGAGTGGTGTCGCACCCTGAAGGATATGTTGAGAAGGTTGATGACCATGGCGTTGGTAATGAACGAAGTGGGCCCGTCCCAATGTCGCTAGATTTTTCGGTCTTTGAAG